A region from the Benincasa hispida cultivar B227 chromosome 8, ASM972705v1, whole genome shotgun sequence genome encodes:
- the LOC120083459 gene encoding formin-like protein 20, protein MALFRKLFYRKPPDRLLEIAERVYVFDCCFSTEALEEDEYKVYLASIIPKLQDHFPDASFMVFNFSERKRKTKTSDILSQYGMTVMEYPLQYEGCSLLPLEMIHHFIRSSESWLSLERQKNVLLMNCERGGWPILAFMLSGLLLYRKQYEGEQKTLEMVYRQAPRELFHVLSPVNSQPSQMRYLQYISRRNLGSDWPPPDTPLILDCLILRELPMLDGGNGWRPIIRIYGQDPLTPRNRNPKLVFSSAKMERHGCQYLQAASRLVKVDVRCHVQGDVVLECIRLDGDLMHEEVMFRIMFHTAFVHSNSLKLNRDDVDVLWDAKDQFPKDFRAEVLFLDADHVVPNNSTATRSDDKIEIESNSTEEFFEVEELFSNIVDVQEVKKDYDVQMVHANGTDYIDNQSAWKEDADPPTFQRCKSFGGSQNLDKRMDCNVEAVKDITVDDVTFKTAEKVDSGLQVVKDIVVDYGDKKPNPLLFSVNVLRRMAIKELIDNAYDKLEGVQHKAYGEDTAIRHFESKVPSKKLEADAWRLKYEKLQSTSRKHLSSTVKPMNHTILAKQKTKQPEDLDFLVKQAKPYTLSRWTPHDKESYTNSMDLFYPPSMHTGASATSISSPTKDSYSYSSSKSASASATSGLLLSDTADEQKSNKVSPTKPLCFATEILTSKSQSPLDSSRPLPNAVLHQDPTRPLSPTTLPQTPTRQANTSFLHASSPKSSLSPSSYFHKNVRSPPPAPPPPPPPPPPSPPSNHIAPKSSAVVCGNIPKHSAPPAPPPPPIRRAQAQLPPPRPPPSHGALLSPHLSNATALPPPPPPPPPIQRTAPPHSTQGQQALKSATACVVSSSLPSPICEAPSPPQPTSGPLPLVPSSSQPSGGMSPHPGAKGVSSSTDAKTLSMVRGRGFLRSIGMGVATTGPQRSSLKPLHWSKVTRVLKGSLWEELQRCGDSESAPEFDVSELETLFSVIVPKPIVDSGGKSGGRRKSVGSKLDKVHLIDLRRANNTEIMLTKVRMPLSDMMAAVLSMDESVLDVDQVENLIKFCPTKEEMELLKGYSGDKDKLGKCEQYFLEMMQVPRVESKLRVFSFKIHFSSQIVEFKKCLNTVNSVCQEVKNSCKLKEILKRILCLGNMLNQGTARGSAIGFRLDSLSKLTDTRASNNKLTLMHYLCKVLASKSPSLLDFHLDLGSLEAASKIQLKSLAEEMQAITKGLEKVKQELVASENDGPISETFHQILKGFVTHAEMEVESVTVLYSVAGRNADALALYFGEDPARCPFEQVTGTLFHFTRSFLKAHEENCKQLEMEMRKLRK, encoded by the exons ATGGCGCTGTTTAGAAAATTATTCTACCGGAAGCCTCCAGATCGGCTTCTCGAGATCGCGGAGAGAGTGTACG tGTTTGATTGTTGCTTCTCTACCGAGGCCTTGGAGGAGGATGAGTACAAAGTTTACTTGGCTAGCATTATACCAAAGCTGCAAGACCACTTTCCTGACGCATCTTTCATGGTGTTTAACTTTAGCGAACGAAAGAGGAAGACTAAAACTTCGGACATACTGTCTCAATATGGTATGACAGTGATGGAGTATCCTCTTCAATATGAAGGGTGTTCCCTACTGCCATTGGAGATGATCCACCACTTCATTCGGTCGAGTGAAAGCTGGTTGTCATTGGAGAGACAGAAAAATGTACTGTTGATGAACTGTGAACGAGGAGGATGGCCAATCCTTGCTTTCATGCTTTCAGGTCTTTTATTGTACCGTAAACAATATGAGGGGGAGCAGAAGACCCTTGAAATGGTCTACAGGCAAGCTCCTAGAGAACTTTTCCATGTTCTTTCTCCTGTAAACTCACAACCTTCTCAAATGAGATACCTTCAGTATATTTCTAGGAGAAATCTAGGTTCTGATTGGCCTCCACCTGATACACCCCTAATTTTAGACTGTCTGATACTTCGAGAGCTTCCTATGCTTGATGGAGGAAATGGGTGGAGGCCTATCATACGCATTTACGGTCAGGACCCATTAACACCACGAAATAGAAATCCAAAGCTTGTTTTTTCGAGTGCAAAGATGGAAAGACATGGTTGCCAGTATCTACAG GCAGCAAGCAGACTGGTAAAAGTGGATGTCCGTTGTCATGTTCAAGGTGACGTTGTTCTTGAATGCATCCGTTTAGATGGAGATCTAATGCACGAGGAAGTGATGTTTAGAATTATGTTTCACACAGCGTTTGTACATTCAAACAGTTTGAAGCTCAATCGTGATGACGTTGATGTTTTATGGGATGCCAAGGACCAGTTTCCTAAAGATTTTAGAGCAGAG GTACTTTTTCTGGATGCTGATCATGTTGTGCCAAACAACTCTACAGCGACAAGAAGTGatgataaaattgagattgAAAGCAATTCGACTGAGGAGTTTTTTGAAGTGGAAGAACTATTTAGCAATATTGTGGACGTGCAGGAAGTTAAGAAGGATTATGATGTTCAAATGGTACATGCTAACGGAACAGATTATATTGACAATCAATCAGCTTGGAAGGAGGATGCAGATCCTCCTACATTCCAACGCTGTAAATCATTTGGAGGGAGTCAAAACTTGGACAAGAGGATGGATTGTAACGTTGAAGCAGTGAAGGACATTACTGTTGATGATGTAACTTTCAAGACAGCTGAAAAAGTGGACTCTGGTCTTCAAGTGGTGAAGGACATTGTTGTGGATTACGGAGATAAGAAGCCAAATCCTCTGCTATTTTCTGTTAATGTACTGAGACGTATGGCAATCAAGGAACTGATAGATAATGCTTATGACAAGTTGGAAGGGGTGCAGCATAAAGCGTATGGAGAAGATACTGCCATTCGACACTTTGAATCAAAGGTTCCTTCGAAAAAGTTGGAAGCTGATGCATGGAGGCTTAAATATGAGAAGTTGCAATCAACATCAAGGAAACATCTGTCATCAACAGTTAAGCCAATGAATCATACAATTTTAGCTAAACAGAAAACCAAACAGCCAGAAGATCTGGACTTTCTTGTAAAACAGGCCAAACCATATACTCTTTCTAGATGGACGCCACATGACAAAGAATCTTACACGAACTCCATGGATTTGTTTTATCCACCATCAATGCATACTGGTGCCTCAGCAACATCTATTAGTTCTCCTACTAAAGATTCTTATTCATATTCATCTTCAAAATCTGCTTCTGCTTCTGCTACTTCAGGACTGCTGCTGTCTGATACAGCTGATGAACAAAAAAGTAACAAGGTGAGTCCTACAAAACCTTTATGTTTTGCAACAGAGATTCTCACGAGTAAATCACAATCACCACTTGACTCCTCAAGACCATTGCCAAACGCTGTTCTGCATCAAGATCCTACTCGTCCTCTATCTCCTACTACACTTCCACAGACACCAACTCGTCAGGCTAACACATCTTTCTTGCATGCATCATCTCCTAAATCTTCTTTGTCACCTTCTTCATATTTTCACAAAAATGTAAGATCTCCTCCTCCAGCTCCACCTCCACCACCACCACCTCCACCACCTTCTCCACCTTCCAATCACATTGCACCTAAAAGCTCAGCAGTGGTGTGTGGAAATATACCTAAGCATAGCGCTCCACCAGCACCACCTCCACCTCCCATACGTAGAGCTCAAGCACAATTACCTCCCCCACGACCACCCCCTTCACATGGAGCTCTGCTTTCTCCACACCTATCAAATGCTACAGCTTTGCCACCACCCCCTCCACCACCTCCTCCAATTCAGAGGACAGCTCCTCCACATTCAACCCAGGGGCAACAGGCTTTAAAATCTGCAACAGCCTGTGTAGTCTCATCTTCCTTGCCATCTCCAATTTGTGAAGCACCATCACCTCCTCAACCTACAAGTGGTCCCCTTCCACTGGTTCCTTCTTCTTCCCAACCTTCAGGAGGTATGAGTCCACACCCGGGAGCTAAAGGAGTAAGTTCTTCAACCGATGCGAAAACATTATCTATGGTGAGGGGACGTGGGTTCTTGCGGTCAATTGGCATGGGGGTGGCTACTACAGGGCCTCAACGATCATCATTGAAACCTCTGCATTGGAGCAAGGTAACTCGGGTACTAAAAGGGAGCTTGTGGGAAGAATTGCAAAGATGCGGAGATTCTGAAAG TGCACCAGAATTTGATGTATCTGAGCTGGAGACACTTTTCTCTGTGATTGTCCCTAAGCCTATTGTTGATTCCGGAGGTAAATCTGGAGGAAGAAGGAAATCAGTTGGTTCAAAATTGGACAAAGTTCACTTG ATTGATCTTAGGAGGGCAAATAACACTGAAATCATGCTAACAAAAGTTAGGATGCCTCTATCTGACATGATG GCAGCAGTACTCTCCATGGATGAGTCAGTATTAGATGTAGATCAAGTGGAAAATCTTATCAAATTTTGCCCCACCAAAGAGGAGATGGAGCTTCTCAAG GGATACTCTGGCGACAAGGATAAACTTGGCAAGTGCGAACAG TACTTTTTGGAGATGATGCAAGTTCCTCGTGTGGAGTCAAAGTTAAGAGTGTTTTCTTTCAAGATTCACTTCAGCTCTCAG ATAGTGGAGTTCAAAAAATGCCTAAACACTGTAAATTCTGTCTGTCAAGAG GTGAAGAATTCTTGCAAATTGAAGGAGATATTGAAGAGAATTCTTTGCCTGGGAAATATGCTGAACCAAGGAACTGCCAGGG GTTCTGCAATTGGATTCAGGTTGGATAGTCTCTCAAAACTTACTGACACACGTGCTTCTAACAATAAGTTGACTCTAATGCATTATCTGTGTAAG GTCCTTGCTTCGAAGTCACCAtcacttcttgattttcatCTGGACCTTGGTAGCTTAGAAGCTGCGTCTAAG ATACAATTGAAATCTTTGGCAGAAGAGATGCAAGCAATAACAAAAGGATTGGAAAAGGTGAAGCAGGAACTGGTTGCATCTGAAAACGATGGCCCCATCTCTGAAACTTTTCATCAG atattgAAAGGATTTGTTACTCATGCTGAGATGGAGGTGGAATCTGTGACTGTTCTTTACTCAGTGGCG GGTAGAAATGCTGATGCACTTGCACTATATTTTGGCGAGGATCCTGCCCGTTGTCCATTTGAACAAG TTACAGGAACCCTCTTCCATTTTACAAGGTCTTTTCTGAAAGCACATGAAGAGAATTGCAAGCAATTAGAAATGGAGATGAGAAAGCTGAGAAAATAG
- the LOC120082658 gene encoding uncharacterized protein LOC120082658: MGKTGNIIRRSIFCFLQKYQYFTSISALLAFPFSVSLLLSQTFVLTSSVSLLPNIYYHLKILFDAAGFPPSLEFFSIFNQKLSQTIFSSIFTLPFTLTFLLIAKASVIQALKETKPTFHPSFSSIRSLYNPLFLTNICNSILILSANATVFSILFFAFICLEGSGFSSSNSFLYLSSVGAVLYSIVLANTLVISNLSLVLSGMEKLGGYLAILKACVLIRGKTSTALLLALPTNLAMAAIEALFQYRVVRAYNVVGRLNLSILSEGIIIAYLYSVFVVLDTTVGCLFFKSCKPVYWVDLEGRQALQIDFAEADSGDYMDSKVQQNFHSTTCG; this comes from the coding sequence ATGGGAAAGACAGGCAATATCATTAGAAGATCAATCTTCTGTTTCTTGCAGAAATATCAGTACTTTACTTCTATCTCAGCATTGTTAGCATTCCCTTTCTCAgtttctcttcttctctcaCAAACTTTTGTTCTTACTTCTTCAGTTTCTCTTCTTCCAAACATATATTATCACTTAAAGATTCTTTTTGATGCTGCTGGATTCCCTCCTTCCTTGGAATTCTTCTCAATTTTCAATCAGAAGCTTTCCCAAACAatcttttcttccatcttcaCTCTTCCTTTCACTCTTACTTTCCTTCTTATTGCAAAAGCCTCTGTGATTCAAGCTTTGAAAGAGACCAAACCAACATTCCACCCTTCATTTTCTTCTATCAGATCCCTTTACAATCCACTTTTTTTAACCAACATTTGCAACTCAATTCTCATACTCTCGGCAAATGCAACAGTCTTTTCCATTCTCTTCTTTGCTTTCATTTGCCTTGAAGGATCTGGCTTTTCTTCTTCCAACAGCTTTCTCTACCTCTCATCAGTTGGAGCTGTCCTGTATTCTATAGTTTTGGCAAACACTTTGGTTATCAGTAACTTATCATTGGTTTTATCAGGCATGGAAAAGCTTGGAGGTTATCTAGCAATACTTAAAGCTTGTGTTCTAATTAGAGGAAAAACTTCCACAGCATTACTTCTTGCTTTGCCAACAAATTTAGCCATGGCTGCAATTGAAGCCTTGTTCCAATACCGTGTAGTGAGAGCTTATAATGTTGTTGGAAGACTAAATCTTTCCATTCTGTCTGAAGGGATTATCATTGCATATCTTTACTCGGTTTTCGTCGTCCTCGACACGACGGTTGGTTGTTTGTTCTTCAAGAGTTGCAAACCAGTTTATTGGGTGGATCTGGAAGGAAGACAAGCTCTTCAAATAGACTTTGCTGAAGCAGACAGTGGTGATTACATGGATTCAAAGGTTCAACAAAACTTTCATTCAACAACGTGTGGATAG